The genomic DNA CGTCCTGGCCGACCGAGCTGCTGCGTTCGTCGACGACGGGGCGTCTGGCCTGATCACTGATGCGCAGCAGCAGGGCCACGATCACCCAGTTGGCGAGCAGTGACGAACCACCCATCGACAGGAACGGCGTGGTCAGACCCGTGAGCGGGATGACGCGGGTGACGCCGCCGACGACGACGAACACCTGCAGGGCCAGCGAGAACGCCAGGCCGGTGGCGAGCAGCTTGCCGAACCCGTCGCGGGCGCCGATGCCCGTACGCAGGCCGCGCTCGACCATGAGGGCGTACAGGACGAGGATCGCCATCACGCCGATCAGACCGATCTCCTCACCGAAGCTGGTGATGATGAAGTCGGAGTTGGCGTAGTAGGTCTCGTCGGGGTGGCCCTGGCCCAGGCCGGTGCCGAACAGCCCGCCGGCGGCCATGCCCATGAGGCCCTTGGCGACCTGGTCGCTCTGGCCGGGCGCGAACGGATCGAGCCACAGGGTGACGCGCTCCTGCAGGTGGGCGAAGAGCTTCCAGGCCACGACGGCGCCGACGACGAACAGCGTGAGGCCGATGGCGATCCAGGCGCGGCGCTCGGTGGCGACGTAGAGCATCGCGACGAACAGGCCGAAGAACAGCAGCGAGGAGCCGAGGTCCTTCTGGAACACCAGGACGCCGAGCGAGGCGAGCCAGGCGATCATGATCGGGCCGAGGTCGCGTGCTCGGGGCAGCGGGAATCCCAGGACGCGCTTGCCGACCAGCGACAGCGCGTCGCGGGTCTGCACGAGGTAGGAGGCGAAGCAGATCGTCAGCAGGATCTTGGCGATCTCACCGGGCTGCAGGCTGAACGGGCCGAACCCGATCCAGATGCGTGAGCCGTTGATGTTCTTGCCGATCACCGGGACGAGCGGCAGCAGCAGGAGGAACAGACCGGCGAGGCCGAGGGTGAAGGTGTAGCGCGACAGCCGCCGGTGGTCCTTGATCGCGACGAGCAGCGCCATGGCGACGACGCAGGCGAGGCCGCTCCACATGAGCTGCTTGAGGGCCGAGCCCTCGCCGATCGACTTGCCGTCGGCGAGGTCGAGGCGATGGATCATCACCAGGCCGAGGCCGTTGAGCAGGGTCGCGATGGGCAGGAGGAGCGGGTCGGCGTACGCCGCGCGCCACCGCAGCACCAGGTGGAAGACGAGCGCGAGCACACCGACGCCGATGCCGAGCGTGCCGAGGTCGGCGGGGACGGTGTCGTCGACGGCCATGCCGACGTTGGCGTAGGCCAGCAGCACGATGCCGATGGCGAACGCCAGGAGGACCAGCTCGGTGTTGCGGCGGGTCTTGGTGGCATGGGTGGTGACGGTGCTCACGGGGTGCAGGCGCTCCCGTCCGCGGCGCCGATCTGGCACTTCACCATCTCGACGCGCAGGTCCTCGACGATGCCGATCGCCTGGTTGCGGTCGCTCGCGCTGATCGTGCCGTCGACACGGTCGCGGTAGAACGACGGCAGGTCGGAGACGGCGATGTCGGTCTTGCTGTCGACGGAGTGCAGCGAGATCGGGCCGAGGTCCTGCGGCACACCCTGGTAGATCGTGACGAGGCCGCCCTGCTCACCGACGTAGAACTGCTGCTGGCTCCAGCGGTAGCCGACGAACGCGGCCACCAGCAGGGCGAGTGCGATGACGCCGCCGAGGGCGCCCCACCGCAACCAGGCGGCCCGCGGCTTGCGCGGGCCCTCCTCGGCGAGCTGCGGGCCGGCCGGACCGCTGCCGTGCGGCGGCTGCTGGTCGTACGCCGGTGTGTTGGCCTCGCGGCTGAGCGCGGCGGCCTTCTCGGCGGGGGTCTGAGGCGCGGCGGCCGGCTCGACCGCGTGGTCGCCGGCCGTGTGGCGGGCGGCGGCGGCACCGACGACCTGCGGCTGGTTGTGGACCGGCTCGGCCTGGTCGACGACGTCGGCGACGACCACGGTGACGTTGTCACGGGTGCTCGCACGCAGCGCGATCGCGATCAGCCGGTCGGCGGTCTCGGCGGGGGTGCCGCCGTGACGCATGATGTCCTCGATCGTGGCGCCCGCGACGTAGTCGGACAGGCCGTCGGAGCACAGGAGGTAGCGGTCGCCGATCTGTGCCTCGCGCAGCGACAGGTCGGGGATGTCGTCGTCGCGCCCCGTGAGCACGCGGGTGACGAGCGAGCGCTGCGGGTGGTGCTCGGCCTCCTCCGGGGTGATGCGGCCCTCGTCGAGCAGGGCCTGCACGAAGGAGTGGTCCTTGGTGATCTGGCTGAACGTGCCGCCACGCATCATGAACGCGCGCGAGTCACCGATGTTGGCCAGCGCCAGCTTGGTGCCGCTGCGCAGCATGGCGATGAGCGTGGTGCCCATGCCCTCCAGGTCTTCGGAGGCGTCCATCTCGTCGCGCAGCCGGTCGTTGGCGCGGCGCACGGCCTCGCCCAGCTGGAGCAGTGCGTCGTCCGCACCGAGGTTTTCGCCGTCGAGGTCGACGAGCTCGCCGACGACGGTGGAGCTGGCGACGTCACCGGCGGCGTGCCCGCCCATGCCGTCGGCGAGGATCAGCAGGTCAGGACCGGCGTACCCGGAGTCCTCGTTGCGGCTCTTGGACCCCAGTCCGAGGTCGGTGCGGGCCGCGTAGTGCAGCGCGATCGGCATGCGTCGTCTACTTCCTCAGCTCAAGCACGGTCTGCCCGATGCGCAGGCGAGAACCCACGTCGAGCTTGAAACCTTGGGCGACGCGCTGGTTGCCGGCGAACGTGCCGTTGGTGGAGCCGAGGTCGTCGACGTACCAGCCGTCGTCGCGACGATAGATGCGCGCGTGCCGTCCTGAGGCGAAGTCGTCCGACAGAACCAGTGCGCACTCCGGATTGCGTCCGATCAGGACGCCGGCGTCGGTCAGCGGCAGGGTCGTGCCGCGCAGCGAGCCCTCGGTGACGGCCAGGTGTGTCGGGCCCTTGCGGATGGCGCGCGGCTGGCGGCGCTCCTCCTGCCGGGTCGGTGCAGCACCGCCGCCGCGACGCGCGACGACGCGGGTGCCGTAGAGATCACCGCGGAGGACGCCGACGATGCTGAACACGAAGGCCCAGAGCAGCGCCAGCAGTCCGAGTCGAACCGCAGTGACGGTGAGCTCGCTCACCGGCGTCCCCCTATGTGAATGGTCATGGCCGTACGGCCGACGGTGATGCGGTCGCCGTCGAGGAGACGGGCGCTGCTGATCGGGTCGCCGTTGACGAAGGTGCCGTTGGTCGAGCCCAGGTCCTTGAGGGTGACGACGAGGTGCGGGCCGTCGTGCGTCACGCGGATCTCGCTGTGGTGCCGGGAGATCCCGGGGTCGTCGAGGATGACGTCGGCGTCGTCGTCGCGTCCGATGATCGTCATCGCCGACATGATCGGGTAGCGCTCGCCGTCGATGTCCAGCCACGGCCGGTCCTGCGGTCGCTTGCGCGGCGGAGGCGGCGGAGCGGGCTGCTCGTAGTGCGGCTGGTCGTACTGCGGCAACCGGTTGTCGTGGGTCGGCTGCGGGACGTCGTACGAGGGCTGCTGGGTGTCGTACTGCGGCGCCTGCTCGGTGGAGTAGCTCGATGCGGCCGCGGCGCGGTCGTCGTACGGTGCGCGGTCGTCGTACGGCTGCTGGTCGTACTGCTGCGGGCGCTCGGCGCCCGGCAGCGGGAGGGCGGTGCCGGACTCCAGCGGCGAGCGCAGGTCGGGGTCGCGGGCGGGGTCGTCGAGGCCGTCGTCGTCCTGGAGCCCCTCGACGTTCTTGGCCGTGGACGGGCGGATGCGGAACACGCCCGTCTCGAGGCTCTCGCTGCGTCGGAAGGTGACCGCGACCGGCCCGCCCGGGGTGTAGCGCTGGGTCTCGGCGTGCTCGAGCGCCGAGGCGACGAGCTCGTCGGACAGCTCGTCGCGATAGGCGGTGAGCCGGCCGAAGTCGGTGTCGCTGAGCTCGACGGAGAACACGTTGGGCACGATCGGGCGCTGGTTCTTGCCGATGCTGGACGCGCGGTCGTCCATGGCACGGCGCATCGCGCTCGCGATCTCGACCGGCTGCACCTCGGCGCGGAACGCCTTGGCGAAGGCGCCGTTGACGGTCTGCTCCAGCTTGCGCTCGAGCTTGTCGAACAGTCCCATCAGGTCCCTCCTTCGCGGATCCGTGCGCGGGCAGGCTGGCGCGGCGGCCGGCCTGCTGGTCAGTCACTGGATGGTACTTGCCGCTCCTGGCCCTGAGCCGTGAGGCGCATCGACCCATCCTGTCCGCGGTCTCCGATGACGGTGGGACGCCTGAGGTTCCGCGTGTTCGTCGCCCGCTGGTCGGACGATCTGAGAACCGCCCGCTCGGCGCACATCTCAGGCCGCGATCGCGTCGTTGTACGGTCTCGGTTTGGTGTTCGAGCGCCTGACAGTGCAGACTAGGGCGGCACTCGCGCGAGTGGCGGAACGGCAGACGCGCTGGCTTCAGGTGCCAGTGTCCGAAAGGGCGTGGGGGTTCAAATCCCCCCTCGCGCACGCGATGTACGACGAAAGGCCCCGGCCGATGACCGGGGCCTTTCGCGTGGTGCGGAGAGTCCGGCCGCTCGTACGTTGGGTCCATGGGTGTCACGCGCATCGTTCCTGATCTGCCGGTCGCTGACGTGGCTCGCGCCGGCGAGACCTATCGACGGCTCTTCGACCTCGAGGTGGGCATGGACCTCGGCTGGGTGGCCAACCTCGGCCCGGCCGACGCGCCCGCGGTGCAGCTGCAGGTGATGGCGACGGACGCCTCGGCGCACTCCAGGCCGACCCTCAGCATCGGCATGGCGACGGCCGCCGAGGTGGACGAGGTCCACGACCGGGCGGTTGCGGCCGGGCTCGAGATCGTGCACCCGCTCACGGACGAGCCGTGGGGTGTCCACCGGTTCTTCTTCCGCGACCATGACGGCAACGTCGTCAAGGTCGTCGCCCACCGCTGAGGCGGCGTCGCTCGTACGAGGCGGCTGCGAGCGGTCGCGTCGACCTCGCTCGTACGAGTGATGCCCGCTCACCGGTCGCGGTGCCAGTGTGGAGGGCATGTCAGCTCTGAGGAACCTGGGACGCCTGACCGGCTGGACGTGTGCGGCGATCGGAGGTGTGCAGCTGCTCGGGGGCACACGTGCCGAGCCCGGGATGGGCGCCGACGCCACCGTCGACTCGCACGTGCGATTCATGGGGCCGGTGTTCGCGGGCTACGGCCTGGGCTGGCTCGACGCCGCGTCCGGCCCTGAGCCCGACCTGGGTCGCATGCGTGTGCTCGCCGGCCTGATGGCCCTGGGCGGTGTCGGCCGGCTGGCCACCCGTGCCACGCTCGGGCGACCGCACCGCTTCCACGACGCACTGCTCGCGATCGAGCTCGCGGCCCCGGTCGTGGTCGAGGTGCTCGCGCGACGCGACCCCGCTCGTACGCCGACCGGCTGAGTCGCGCGCGGGCGTCCCCGCCGCGCCTTATGCTCACCTGCGGATCGCGGCCGGACCGCGTGATCGATGAGCGAGGTGGCGATGACGGACGCACGTGTACAGGCTGCCGCGAGCGGCGCGGCCGACGCGGCGCAGCAGGCGGTGCGCAGCCCGTGGCTCGGGCACGTGGCCCGGCTCGGCTTCGTGATGGCGGGTCTGCTGCACCTGCTCATCGCCTTCATCGCGCTGCGCGTCGCGTGGACGAGCACGCCGCAGGACGCCGACCAGTCGGGGGCGTTCGGTCTGCTCGCCCAGAGCACCGCCGGCAAGGTCGTGCTGTGGGTCGGGGCCGTCGGCGTCCTGGCGCTCGCGGTGGTCGAGCTGGTCGAGGCGTTCGCGCAGCGTGGGCGCGGCGACGCCAAGGACGAGGCACTCGCCTCCGGCAAGTCGGTGGCGACGGCCGCGGTCTACGTCGCGCTGGCGTTCGGGGCGATCTCGTTCGCGCGCGGCTCGGGCCGGTCGAGCAGCTCGCAGAGCACCACGCTGACCGGGCGGCTGATGGAGCACACCGGTGGCCGCGCGCTCATCGTCGTGGTTGCACTGGTGATCGCGGGCGTCGGGATCTACTACTGCGCCAAGGGAATTCGCCGGTCGTTCCACGACGATCTCGTCGAGCACCCCGGTACGACGGTCGAGTGGCTGGCCGTCGTCGGTCACGTCGCCAAGGGGGCGGTGCTCGTGCTCGTGGCCGTCCTCGTCGGTGTCGCGGGTGTTCAGCGGCAGCCGGGCAGGGCCAGCGGTCTCGACGGAGCGCTGCGCACGTTGCGCGAGCAGGCGTTCGGCCCGTACCTCCTGACCGTCGTCGCCCTCGGGCTCGCGGCGTACGGCGTCTACGCGGTCGTGCGCGCGCGGTACGCCGACCTCTGACTCGTCGAGCGCTGGGCAGAACCGGGGTCCAGAGCCCCGGTTCTGCGCTGCGGAACGGCCGAGCTGGATCTGACGCGCGGCGCCTGGCCGGCTGCGGCGCCTTGCTGCTGGTCGAGGCAGGGGTGGCCGGATGCTGTGCACTGGTTCGGGTGGTGAGCCAACCGCGCGCGTGGTTCATGTCGCGAACCAGTGCACACCGCTCGGCGGCCCCCACCCTGACGCGCGCCTCCGCCGAGCACGCCGAGTCCAACCGGAGCGCCGCGCGCACAGCAGCGCCCGCCCGATCAGCGCACGATCTCGCGGTGGCCGGCGTCGATGCGACGGGTCCAGCCGCGGCCGTCGAGGTGCTCCAGCAGCGGGATCACCACCCGACGGGTCGTGCCGAGCGCCTGCCGGGCGCCGCTGGTGGTGAACGGCTGCGGCAGCGTGGCGAGCGTCCGCATCGCCAGGGCGGGCGCGTTCGGCAGCAGCACGACCCCGCCGTCCAGGCGCAGCAGACGTCCGAGGCGTTCGGCCGCTGCCAGCTCGCGCGCACCCAGTCCGAGCGACGTCAGGTCGTCGGCCTCGGGCGCCGCGAACGGCTCGTCGCGCAGCCGCGACTCCACCGCTGCGACGGCCGACGACGCCGCGCCCAGCCCGCCGGCCCGTCCCGGCAGCCGGACGTGACCGCCCTCCTGCTCCAGTCCTCCGTCGCGCACCAGGGCATCGACGAACGCGTCGGACGGGAGACCCAGCAGGTCGCGTACGGCACCGCGGGACAGGCCGGGCGCGAGCGGGTCGTCGGTGTGCAGGCGGTCGAGCGCGGTGTGCAGCCGGGCGGCCCAGGCGTCGTACGCCGGTCGGTGCGCCCA from Luteipulveratus halotolerans includes the following:
- a CDS encoding VOC family protein; this translates as MGVTRIVPDLPVADVARAGETYRRLFDLEVGMDLGWVANLGPADAPAVQLQVMATDASAHSRPTLSIGMATAAEVDEVHDRAVAAGLEIVHPLTDEPWGVHRFFFRDHDGNVVKVVAHR
- a CDS encoding FHA domain-containing protein FhaB/FipA: MSELTVTAVRLGLLALLWAFVFSIVGVLRGDLYGTRVVARRGGGAAPTRQEERRQPRAIRKGPTHLAVTEGSLRGTTLPLTDAGVLIGRNPECALVLSDDFASGRHARIYRRDDGWYVDDLGSTNGTFAGNQRVAQGFKLDVGSRLRIGQTVLELRK
- a CDS encoding DUF1206 domain-containing protein, which codes for MTDARVQAAASGAADAAQQAVRSPWLGHVARLGFVMAGLLHLLIAFIALRVAWTSTPQDADQSGAFGLLAQSTAGKVVLWVGAVGVLALAVVELVEAFAQRGRGDAKDEALASGKSVATAAVYVALAFGAISFARGSGRSSSSQSTTLTGRLMEHTGGRALIVVVALVIAGVGIYYCAKGIRRSFHDDLVEHPGTTVEWLAVVGHVAKGAVLVLVAVLVGVAGVQRQPGRASGLDGALRTLREQAFGPYLLTVVALGLAAYGVYAVVRARYADL
- a CDS encoding FtsW/RodA/SpoVE family cell cycle protein gives rise to the protein MSTVTTHATKTRRNTELVLLAFAIGIVLLAYANVGMAVDDTVPADLGTLGIGVGVLALVFHLVLRWRAAYADPLLLPIATLLNGLGLVMIHRLDLADGKSIGEGSALKQLMWSGLACVVAMALLVAIKDHRRLSRYTFTLGLAGLFLLLLPLVPVIGKNINGSRIWIGFGPFSLQPGEIAKILLTICFASYLVQTRDALSLVGKRVLGFPLPRARDLGPIMIAWLASLGVLVFQKDLGSSLLFFGLFVAMLYVATERRAWIAIGLTLFVVGAVVAWKLFAHLQERVTLWLDPFAPGQSDQVAKGLMGMAAGGLFGTGLGQGHPDETYYANSDFIITSFGEEIGLIGVMAILVLYALMVERGLRTGIGARDGFGKLLATGLAFSLALQVFVVVGGVTRVIPLTGLTTPFLSMGGSSLLANWVIVALLLRISDQARRPVVDERSSSVGQDETQVVKTR
- a CDS encoding DUF4345 domain-containing protein — translated: MSALRNLGRLTGWTCAAIGGVQLLGGTRAEPGMGADATVDSHVRFMGPVFAGYGLGWLDAASGPEPDLGRMRVLAGLMALGGVGRLATRATLGRPHRFHDALLAIELAAPVVVEVLARRDPARTPTG
- a CDS encoding FhaA domain-containing protein, with amino-acid sequence MGLFDKLERKLEQTVNGAFAKAFRAEVQPVEIASAMRRAMDDRASSIGKNQRPIVPNVFSVELSDTDFGRLTAYRDELSDELVASALEHAETQRYTPGGPVAVTFRRSESLETGVFRIRPSTAKNVEGLQDDDGLDDPARDPDLRSPLESGTALPLPGAERPQQYDQQPYDDRAPYDDRAAAASSYSTEQAPQYDTQQPSYDVPQPTHDNRLPQYDQPHYEQPAPPPPPRKRPQDRPWLDIDGERYPIMSAMTIIGRDDDADVILDDPGISRHHSEIRVTHDGPHLVVTLKDLGSTNGTFVNGDPISSARLLDGDRITVGRTAMTIHIGGRR
- a CDS encoding PP2C family protein-serine/threonine phosphatase, with product MPIALHYAARTDLGLGSKSRNEDSGYAGPDLLILADGMGGHAAGDVASSTVVGELVDLDGENLGADDALLQLGEAVRRANDRLRDEMDASEDLEGMGTTLIAMLRSGTKLALANIGDSRAFMMRGGTFSQITKDHSFVQALLDEGRITPEEAEHHPQRSLVTRVLTGRDDDIPDLSLREAQIGDRYLLCSDGLSDYVAGATIEDIMRHGGTPAETADRLIAIALRASTRDNVTVVVADVVDQAEPVHNQPQVVGAAAARHTAGDHAVEPAAAPQTPAEKAAALSREANTPAYDQQPPHGSGPAGPQLAEEGPRKPRAAWLRWGALGGVIALALLVAAFVGYRWSQQQFYVGEQGGLVTIYQGVPQDLGPISLHSVDSKTDIAVSDLPSFYRDRVDGTISASDRNQAIGIVEDLRVEMVKCQIGAADGSACTP